The DNA window CTTTCCTACTTAAAATTTCATCAATATTGAATCTCTTaagcttattaataatattaagaagAATACGTTTCTTAAAGCTCATTATAATCGTTTTTCTTAATGATTGAggctttgtaaaaaaaatttctcTTCTTATTTTTTTGATATTGATTTTTGtcttcaatgcagtgatgttattattcttgtattaaataaataaataaatgatcaatattTTAGGTGTTTTAAACTTCCTAttaggcaacacagtggcgcagtaggtagtgctgtcgcctcacagtaagaaggttgctggttcgaggctcgttgtttctgtgtggagtttgcatgttctccttgcattcgtgtgggtttcctcagggtgatccggtttccccacagtccaaacacatgcggtacagcttCCTATTAAGATGTCCAATGATGTGCATGAACACATGGAAACTGTGATCAGCAGAGGACAAAAAAAAGGAAGACGAGAACCTCCTATttatatattcagttgaagtcagaatttttaagccccttgttaatttttttctcaatttctgtttaacggagagcatcAGATTTTCTTTTTATCTGATAATACATGCATGTAAATCCTACTCTCCAAATTAAAAAGTAGCCTATACTTGATTATCAGGATATAAGCTTCCTGCTTTGAATACAGGCAATGCAATGTCAGTTCAGTTGAAAAACACTAAAGACTATGAGAATTCCAACCAAACAGCATTTGCATGCTCATTTCCTGCTACTAAACAAGGAAATATAAAGTTCTTACTGGCCTTCTGCAGCAGCTAAATTAAAGTTTAATGAAGGTTGTGTTACTGATCTACAACAAAAATGAGCCATGTTAATCCACCATTACTCCCTCAGTTTGCTCACAATCACCCGCACTCAGTCATGTAAAAACacctcatacattcattcattttccttagtccctttattaatcaggggtcgccacagtggaatgaaccaccaacctatccagcatatgttttatgcagccgttgcccttccagctgcaacccagtactgggaaacacccatacacactcattcacacacatacactacagataatttagtttattcaattcacctatagcgcatgtgtttgccaactgacccagccgggactcgaaccagcgaccttcttgctgtgaggcgacagtgctaagcactgaacCATCGTGTCACCCACATCTTATTCGTAATAATTACATTTGTAGATATGTTAGCATACATGTGCATTAGTTTAGCCTGCAGCTTGTTTGTTCTTTTGCTTTGGTTTTGGACAGCagcatttctatatatatatttgactgcATGGAAAAGATGCAAATACTAGATTCTGGACCTGATGAGGAACACAATGCTTTATTCTGATCATTCTCTTTCCACAGTCAGCCTGGAGAAATACAAAAGAACAGAATTATACAGATGCCTACACTGCtgctgatttattcattcattttcctgtcggcttagtctctttattaatccggggttgccacagcggaatgaaccgccaacttatccagcaagtttttacacagcagatatccttccaaccgcaacccatcactgggaaatgctGCTGATTCATTATTAGAAAAATGATCTGTCCAGATGCAGTGAGGCTTCCTTGAGATCCAGTCTTATACATAGAAACAGAaatgaatgtgttttaatttctgtaataaatatgtctgtcaagccaggatcttgatggtttattgtgggtttgttgtttacatgaagaaatctgtgttacaagttaaacaaaaactataataaactataataaataaattatattttgaatttaaatagttttttgtcttgcgtttgcattaattttacatttgaatagccaaaaaaagtgtgattaattaattaaatttttttaatcgattgacagcactaatatatatatatatatatatatatatatatatatatatatatatatatatatatatatacatatatataaaagaaaattcaaagagggATAATTATTTGGACTTTtgaactgtataaaaaaaaaaaattttatatacagtttaagtccgAATAATTAGCCCTCTTTGAattctcttttatatatatatatatatatatatatatatatatatatatatatatatatatatatatatatatatatatatatatatatatattagtgctgtcactaatttttcaaatttttttaattaagtttttctccttttttatatatgtatatatttctcaaattatgttttaaatttttttaaacaccattttaaggtgaatattattagTCTCTTTAAGATATACTATTTTTCTACTGAAAAACCCATCATTATACACTGACTTGCccaatttccctaacctgcctagttaccctattaccctagtgaagcctttaaatgtactttaagctttatagaagtgtcttgaagaatatctagtctaatattatttactgtcctcatggcaaagataaaataaatcagttattagagatgagttattaacactgttatgattagaaatgtgctgaagaaatgttctctcctttaaacagaaattggggaaaaaataaacagggggccaataaatctgacttcaactgtgtgtatgtatatatatatatatatatatatatatatatatatatatatatatatatatatatatatatatatatatatatatatatatatatatatatatatatatatatatatattctctataTTTCCTGGTGGCACTGAAATTCTAACTCCTCCTAACAACCTGTGCTCCACCTTTCATTCTGGGAAACTGTACCAGTAGAATTAAGGTAATAACAGACATAAAGGTTCACATTTGGCTGATCTCAGAAGAGTGATCTGAACTACAGAGGAAAGATCAAGTAGCGAACCAACCAAAGACAGAATTTCCTTTCGGGTAAACCACAAAATTTTATACTTTACATCTGACCACCTTTAATATAAAGTCCTTTCTTtgcattatttttgcattttgtcGACTGACATATTAACGAATGCATTTCCTGGACGTACAATGACTAGTAGTGTTTTTGGAAATGAGTATTTGCTATAAACGATTTAAATAAAATGCTCGACTAATAggattttgtgtattttataccTTTTTCAAGGTCTACTACAGCTCttctttttaacattatttctaTCCACAGTATTAACTATATGCTTTAAAAGGAACCTTGAAAACAGTCACATTAACCTTTTATGGCAAGTTTACCGTTGGCTGAACAACACCAGCTGTAATTATACCCCATTCACACCGTGATTTACTATGATTTTCTGCTGGTCTGTTCCAGATTGAGAAACAAGGATGTCCAGCACAGTGATGCCCGTTGGCTCTTCAACCTTCATCATTCAGCTTCAACCAGCAGCTCAAACTCCAGCTGGACATGCGAATGTCCCCGTTAGTCTACAGCAGCTAGCGGGAGCTCCATCTCTCACTGAACTAAAGGCATTTCTGAAAAGCCAACCCAAAGCCCTTGGGGTGAGAATTTGTTCATTAAgttttcttttattatcttttgtattattattattaataatattattcattcattcatttttcttcgggttagtccctttatcagaggtcgccacagcggaatgaacaattccaactattccagcatatgttttacgcagcgaatgcccttccagctgcaacccagtactgggaaacacccatacactctaacattctcacacacatggccaatttagcttacccaatttacctatagtgcatacgtttggactgtggaggaaacttggaggaaacccacacaaggagaacatgcaaactccacatagaaatgccgactgacccagccgaggctcgaaccagcgatcttcttgctgtgaggcaacagtgctaaccactgagccactgcacCACCCAAATCCCAAAATGAAGTGGTTCACAAAAGCATACATATTGTGTGCAATCTTtgtattgtaaatgtattataaatacatttacaatgtCAAAAAAGTAGACTGATAAAAGCTATTATTTTGAGCTTTCTTAAATGCTGCGTTCTCACCAGATGCGGAACATGCGtcaaaatcaaaaacacaaaaacaagcgactgatttacatgttaagtcaatgcaaacgtgcaaatagacatcctgcggcacgaatgatgcgaatggcgcggtgcgaatgGCACGATACGCGCAAATTGAGaattttgcgcgtttgacgcacaACGCGCAATTCGCGCGAATCGCTctagtttgaaaatctgaacttcagcggacatttgtgccgtgttaaccaatcagaagcttgctcttgtgggggcgtgatttggacatagaacctgttgatggtgttcCGGGGGAAATCCTCAAGCAGACaccagttcatcaaactgtgctgggctcagtcagaagcaccgctgaaagcctccgtcatccaggttcagtttctgaaggagtttatgagctcacagagctggatgcacctctgaaagaatcttgtggactcagacacgaccctaaacgtattgacgctgtttttcagccttcataaagcacataaactgttattttcttcataaaatccatgttagccatttagctgcgaagctagagtcaccgggcagacagaagccctgcccatcacccgaatttgacgcgtgaatgaagcggggttttacgcgcgaataaagcgagtaaactcaaatgttcacgcgggaATTTACtcacgaatagcgcgatttatccgcgtgtTCCGCGTCGGGTGTGAATACAGCATGAGTCAGCATTGATAATTGAAAGGATCACTATTAGTGATTTGCACCAATAATTACTGATCATAACTGAACAGCAAATCATCATATaataatgatttctaaaggatcataaGACACTGATGGATGAATCGCAGGAATAAATTTAATGTGAAACTACATTCAACAAGTAAACAGTTCAAATTGTGAGCCGAAGGATAGTGAGTACattaaaattgttatatttagaCAACCCATCACAGGAGTGCTCTCAGTGGGCAAACACAGGCTGAATGATCATTGCaccacaggctcattctgaaaacatagccctataaacatttctggagatttcgaattatgtagccagaagtacgtatggctgcatttcgtttttaaaacgaATGTTATGTggtggtatgacgccgtttcttttcacgctaccagctgaccgtttaccttCATATGGACAGCTCTCCCACTGTTACGTTTGTCtggttagcttgccatgtatgtcggTGGGTTTGAAACAGAGAGAGGAGTTGACCTtgatgacggggtttgagtctggtgaggaatggttccagaaagcaggtgagGTAAAAACaatagccaaaaaataaaataaactaagtaaataacaaagtaaaatCTGAATGCATGATAAAAACATgacagggcttttctttttctggattactttacttttaaattgTCTGTTGGGGTTAGGGGGaagcgggtcaatctgtgcttttgaaaacactgtaggttgggtttagggaaggaggggtgggtcagtcagtcagtcgatagcgacctctggtagatttacgtgagaacagcaggcgtgaatggaaaaaccatacactgcaaaaacttttactgcaaaaaaacgtagcccctgggatgtatttggcgctctccagaaatgtatgtagaggTCTTCTGCTTGGCACTCGCTGCAGGCGGAGTGATACACACAGGTGAAGAGGCCATGacttaaatacatataaaatggtATCCATGtgattaaatacatataaaaataagaagagtaTATTTTGATTTCATGACGACTTTATATGAATTGTATTGTCATGCTGACTGTACTGTTTTTGCCCTGTACAGACTGTCCAGATAATGATTGGTTTGTTGACTCTCCTGTTCGGCATTGTGTCTGTAATTTATGTCAACTCTCCTTTTGCTGGTCTTGGTTGTCCTTTCTGGGGATCTGTCATTGTAAGGAACAGTTAAACAATTATACATTCTGTCTTTAAATTTACAAGCTAAATTATCAGAATCTTTAATGTTGTCCTCTCTTCTATCAGTACATTAGCACAGGCTCACTCTGCATTGCTGCAGAAAACAGACTCAATTCCCCCTCCAGTTTGTGTTTGGTATGTACACAACAATTTCTGTATTTGTTATTATCTATatcatttcaattaaattaaaaactacattGTAGCGATAAACTAGTGGCTATTGCCACTCATGGCTATTTTgtgttcatctatttatttaaagtttctgCTTTGTGTTGTGTTTCTGCCTAAAGGTGAAAGGTTCACTTGGAATGAACATCATCAGTGCTATTATTGCAGGCTTTTCCATTATACTATTGGCAATGGATTTGACAGTGAATTCAATGTACAGTTTTTGGGACTATTCTGGCCATTACGATTACTACCGCTATTTCTATCTGGTATGTAATATTATTTAGTTGGGTATTGTTAATTTCTATAACATTTTTGTCATCTATCGGTGTCAGTCTCATTGTCTTCAGTTCATTGTCTGGGCTTATCTTATATGTGGATTATGGTTTGTTTTGGCTTTCTTTTGGGCTTTTTTAAAAACTCACATTCTTGAGATTCCTTGTTTTTATTACATCCGTCCCACATAACGTGACACTTTTATATttgcaataatataataatagtatttactagggatgtaacggtgtcagaatttcacggtacgataatacctcggtatgaatggcacggtacggtatttattgaatcattaacaggaaaaacaaaactaatgaaaagaagtgccaaaagtgtttatttaccttagcactgaacatatcaatgacatacaaatgagccatctatctgtaagttttgaaacaatttttacattttaataacaaaaaactattaaaccatataaaaaaaataaagtttcaatttagtattgttgaaaactcatcacattcaacatttaatcactcacttacttagatagagatgggttttttaaggaaaattatcatataactatagggatgtaacggtattgtaaatactgtcataccgcaataacaattttttttcgatattaccgttgtcgcatgactcggtaaaactataggtcttctgagaaaatttgctcaggcgaatgaagcgaacgggaggtagcggaaactacaattcccatcagcccaggcgtggccataatcctttgcggtctgttgttgctacagatccagtaatgcggaaatggagtgtgctgctagtagcggagatgaaaaagagctggaaaaattcgcctgagcaaacttttctcagaaatatagttttattgagtcatgcgcctacagaaaaatattgaaaaaaattactattgcggtatgacggtatttacaatattgttacatccctagtacttACAGATCTTTAGGAAAGGAGGCATTGTCATTATCCATGTAAACTTAGGAAAGTTTGATCTATACGtatattattttactaaatattggACTGCTAAGCAGCAAGCGTACGTGTCAATTTAGTCTTCTTTTTTCTGTTGCTATTATTTATGTTAATGTTGAATCTTCTCTCAGACTCTTTCCATGGGAATCAGTGGTGTGTTGTTGGTGTTCGCCATCCTTGAGTGTATCATCTCCATTTTTCTGTCAGCGTCTGCCTGTAAAGCCACCTGCTGCTCTCCTCAGGTGAGTAATAAGTCAAGTCGGGAGTTCCCTTTCAGTCGGTCACTAAGAGTTGTTAGTGGGGATTCACTCAGAGCAAGCATGTTCCAATGTACTCACTCTACGCTGAGAGTGAAACTCTGAAGTGCTAAGGCTTTCTACATGTAGCAATGTGTTTTAAAAAGGTAGTATTAACaagatgaataaaacaaataaccaaCATGGAGAAATTCCAAAAGTTATAGTCTATGAATTTcagttttggtttatttttgattaatcaaCCCTAATAGCATATATTTTTTGAATGGTCATGAAGTGAATTTAGATGTAGTACCTACTTGGAACAGTAGGAGATTTCGGGTGCAGTCACTGTGCTTGGGGTCTCCAGGAATCTGGCTGAGAACCACTGGTTTTGAAGTTGATACGGTGGATGGCAGGATGCTCAGGAACCATGACCTGGTCATTCAGTTCCTCAGAAGTGCTTGGTAAATAAATCCATCTCACCTACTTCTCATCACCTCGTTGAATCTTTTTGTGGTCCTGGTGGGTCTACTGAGAGAGCCATTTGAACTGCTTGAGTCAATGCCGTTCAAGTACCTGTCAcaaaagacagctctgctggccATGCTAGCTTCTACTAAGAGGTTCAGTGACCTGGTGGCATTTTCCATCAATAAATCATTCCTAGAATGCAATGAATTGTGCCTTTAGTTATGTGGACTCAGAAAATGCTTACATTGTAACTTGACAGGTCAAcagctttgtttacattctggcttgttgtgtaagagaatgacgtatctctgtaaaccaatagcgttcagctgcgcgtctagctccaccTATTGGgaccctttctcgtgtttgggaccctttcgaaagggtgccgaaaaagtggtacggtacggtttggttcggtacgacttttgacagtggaattggccataaaagcgtactaaACCGTACcctaccgtaccactcagtggaagcgGGCCATAATACCTGTCTGAGTCCTGTCTACTCATGACAGCAGCATACTGAGAAACTTTTAAAAGTTGTTATAACTTTCAGATGCTGTTTTTTAGAAAACCAGATGAAGGCACCAGGGCATTTGTGACCCTGGATACAATCGAATGAATAAGATTTCCACTGATGAATGGTTTGTTAAAATGGGGCAATATTTGGCTAAAATGCAACTATTCAAAACATGGTTCAAGGgtcaaaaacatgtaaatatccaacccaggctcattctgaaaacgtagtccagcagacgtttctggagaccgcaaaatacgtcccgggaggtacgtatttgtgcagtttgtgTTTTCGTGAATACGCGAGAGCCCGCTGTGCACTCTTTTTTGTATCTCGAacatctctcgcgagtgccattagagcccgcgctgttctcgcgtcaacccaccagaggccgctgtctgactgaccgaatgattgactgcctGACcggccaatcaactgacccaccctcctccttccctaaacccaaccagttttaccgattgacccgcccggcCACTCACTTCCCTGAACCCGAGcgacaatttagaaaagccgtctagaaaaagaaaaaccctcgtctgtttttttttttttcttatcacgttttcagatttcatcgcattctcaccctgttatgaactcgttcactttattttttggattctgtttttgtcttacctggtttctggaaccgctcttccccggactcgaacccggacgctgttgtcaactcctcctctctgcatctgaagtccgccaacacacacgatgagctgaccggacaaactgactgcagcaggaaagccctccacacagaggtaagcagtcagccggtaagcgcgaaAGAGAACGACGTCACACcgcccgtagcgttcgcttaaaaaaattaaatgcagccatacgtacctcccgggatcccgcggtctccagaaacgtccgctggactacgtttttagaatgagcctgttgCAAATCTATTGATTGTctttaaagtttaaaaacatGTCTTCATGGTACGTGATCTCTACTTGATATTCTaatggttttttaaaaatattaaacctGTGTTTCTCCAAAGGTGCAGTTTATGTCACAAGTTATAACTTCACAGACCCATCTCCATGACAGCTCAGAGGTAAGAGAGATCTGAATCCTAGCTTAATTGTACTTTAAGTATATTGGTACTcaagaaacaaaacacaaaatatgagTGTTCATGTACTGGAAAGGTGAAAAGAATTCAGTAATGAGTCAAAGTTATCGAATATCAATTAATATGCATTTATCTACGTTTTCTTACAGATTGCTGTGATCTGCAACCCTGCAACTCATCCAGCAGAAAGTGCCCCAATATACAGTAACTGTGACTAAGAATGACTAAAAAAGGGACAGTTTTTGATTCTAAATGTGTGTGTCATGCTTTCACAAGACTGtcaaaaattaatcaaaattaatattaaattgtaatGACTTGAATTTGCGATTGGATAATTCCAAGCATGCAAAATgaatgcaatataaataaatgtatactgTGTCCAAGAGCAAATGCATGGCTGTCCTCTTTGTTTGACGTACTTACCCTGGAAAAAAaatgtgtcttgtttctagtccaattaTCTACAAGTTCTTtaaggacacctattttacccccttttcatGATTTAATATAAGACttttgtgtctccaaaatgtgtctgtaaagtttcagctcaaaacacccatcagactatttattatacctttgtgTATATTAGAAATTTAAGATGCTTTGTAAGCAAGAGATCGCTCACTATTGCTATGACGGGTGTAGCGTCTTCTGGTGCAGCTCACGCATAAGCAGCACAGTATCATAcgagaatgaagcagatctcctttATTACAGTACAAACTTTTTCAACGGTTGTTTGATGTATTTggtgtggagttaattcaagcctttctaaaacaagtcacacacaatgtcctTATAAAGTttgagcgcgcacacacacgcacgtgcgTTTtggcatggcaaatgtgacagggtactcgttaatatccactgctgtatccATTATGTTTATGTTCTAAATAGTTCAATAGTTAAATGTTCAAGACTACTATGTGTTCAAGACTATTATTACACAGGTGTGAGTtgaaggtggttggagctaaagtgcgcagagctgcggccctccagcaattgagtttAGGACCGCTGTATTACAGTAATTTGTTGtgcttatttttttgtgtgtgatacA is part of the Danio rerio strain Tuebingen ecotype United States chromosome 15, GRCz12tu, whole genome shotgun sequence genome and encodes:
- the si:dkey-77f5.10 gene encoding membrane-spanning 4-domains subfamily A member 8, which gives rise to MSSTVMPVGSSTFIIQLQPAAQTPAGHANVPVSLQQLAGAPSLTELKAFLKSQPKALGTVQIMIGLLTLLFGIVSVIYVNSPFAGLGCPFWGSVIYISTGSLCIAAENRLNSPSSLCLVKGSLGMNIISAIIAGFSIILLAMDLTVNSMYSFWDYSGHYDYYRYFYLTLSMGISGVLLVFAILECIISIFLSASACKATCCSPQVQFMSQVITSQTHLHDSSEIAVICNPATHPAESAPIYSNCD